A window of Natrinema salaciae genomic DNA:
GAACCTCGATCCCGACTACATCGGACTCGATGGCTCGCCGACGATCGTCTCGTCGGTCGATCCGATCCCGAAGGCCCCGTCCGAGCGCGAGGCGACGATGATCGATCCCGACGAGGACGACATGGGCGACGTACTCGAGGAAATGCATCCCTTCGCCGCGGGGGCGGGTGATTGAAATGACGTCGATCGATCCGGACGACCACACGGTCGACGAACTGACCGCGGAACTCGAGACGGTCGACGACGAGGACGAACTGCAGGCGATTCTCGAGGCCGAGCGCGCCGGGCAAGACCGGTCGACCGCTCGCGAGGCGGTCCACCGGCGACTCAAGGAGCTCGGTGCCGACGCGGCGGGCGAGCGCGACGGCGTCGAGGAGGGGACCGAGACGGAAGGCGAGTACGAGGAACCGAAGGAGGCGGTGGGCGACCAGGCGGCGGGCGAAGACCAGGCGGAAGCCGAGGGCGAGGGCGAAGACGAAGACGAAGGCACAGCGGCCGAGGAGACGGACTCGGCGACCGAGACCGACGAGGCGGACGACGACGGACTCTCCCACCCCACCCGCGACAAGAAGCACGTCCGGGCGCTCGAGGGCGGCGACTACGCCGACATGTGGGTCTTCTGTGAAACCCAGGGCGGCGAGTTACTCGACGTCTCGCGGGAGATGCTCGGCAAGGCCCGCGAGCTGATGGACCAGTTCGAGGCGGACTACGGCGACGAGGAAGACGTCGTCGCCTTCCTGATGGGCGACGACTGCGAGTCGCTCGCCGAGGAGTGTATCGCCGCCGGTGCCGACGTCGCCGTCTATCACGAGGACGAGCGTCTCGAGCGGTTCCTCCACAAGCCCTACACCGAAATCGCGGCCCACATGGCCCGTGGCGAGGGAACCGTCGAGAGCACCGATTGGCGCGACTACGACGAGCCGCGCTATATCCTGTTCCCGGCGACGAACAACGGCCGCGACCTCTCGGCGAAGGTCCAGGCCGAACTCGACTCGGGGCTGGCCTCCGACTGTTCCGACCTCTTCATCGAGGAAAACGAGGTGTCGAACCCGGTCAAGACCGGCGAACCCGGCGTCAAGAAGACCTTCGAGAAGGTCCTGCACATGAAGCGGCCTGACTTCTCCGGGTTCGAGTACTCGACGATTCTCTGTCTCGACAACCCGGGTCGGGACTTCCATCCGCAGGGCTGTTCGGTCATTCCCGGGAGCTTCGACCCGCTCGAGCCGGACGAGGACCGGGAGGGACTGGTCGTCGAACACGACATGGAACTCGAGGACGACTGGTTCCGCGTCGCGGTCACCGAGCACGATCGACTCGAGGCCGGCATCGACCTCACCGGCCACGACGTGATCGTCTGTCTCGGTCGCGGGATCGGCGACGACCCGACCGAGGGGGTGGAGCTGGGACTCGACCTCGTGGACGCGTTCGAGAACGCCGAACTCGGGATCACGCGGGGGATCGTCACGTCATCCTACCAGTTCGAGGGCCACGTCGAGGAGTACTCGAAGGAGGAGCGCCAGATCGGTGAAACGGGGCAGGTCGTCGCCCCCGACCTCTACATCGCGGCGGGCGTCTCCGGCGCGGTCCAGCACAAGGTCGGGATGGACGAGTCCGACACGATCGTCGCGATCAACACCGATCCCGACGCGCGGATCAGGGACTTCAGCGACTACTTCGTCGAGGGCGATCTCTTCGAGGTGTTGCCGCGGCTCATCGACGCCGTCGAATCGGGGAAGACAGACATCGAGGCGGAGGCCGTCGCCGACGGAGGTGAGGACGATGACTGACGATTACGAACACTACGAGGCGGTCGTCGTGGGCTGTGGCCCCGGCGGCGCCGCGGCGGCCGCGCGGTTGGCCGACCACGGCGTCGAGACGCTCGTCCTCGAGCGCGGGGCGGAAGCGGGCTCGAAGAACGTCTCCGGCGGGCTGATCTACGCCGAGGAGTCCGCGCCGTACGCGCTCGACGATCTCTTCGACGGCTTCCGCGAGGAGGCGACCGAGCGGCCGGTCACGGACTACTACA
This region includes:
- a CDS encoding electron transfer flavoprotein subunit alpha/FixB family protein codes for the protein MTSIDPDDHTVDELTAELETVDDEDELQAILEAERAGQDRSTAREAVHRRLKELGADAAGERDGVEEGTETEGEYEEPKEAVGDQAAGEDQAEAEGEGEDEDEGTAAEETDSATETDEADDDGLSHPTRDKKHVRALEGGDYADMWVFCETQGGELLDVSREMLGKARELMDQFEADYGDEEDVVAFLMGDDCESLAEECIAAGADVAVYHEDERLERFLHKPYTEIAAHMARGEGTVESTDWRDYDEPRYILFPATNNGRDLSAKVQAELDSGLASDCSDLFIEENEVSNPVKTGEPGVKKTFEKVLHMKRPDFSGFEYSTILCLDNPGRDFHPQGCSVIPGSFDPLEPDEDREGLVVEHDMELEDDWFRVAVTEHDRLEAGIDLTGHDVIVCLGRGIGDDPTEGVELGLDLVDAFENAELGITRGIVTSSYQFEGHVEEYSKEERQIGETGQVVAPDLYIAAGVSGAVQHKVGMDESDTIVAINTDPDARIRDFSDYFVEGDLFEVLPRLIDAVESGKTDIEAEAVADGGEDDD